In Mytilus edulis chromosome 6, xbMytEdul2.2, whole genome shotgun sequence, the following proteins share a genomic window:
- the LOC139528676 gene encoding uncharacterized protein, with translation MSFLMDVKLICIVSCMICVVNSELTKELKKQIVDGLAKGSDIVDDLTKYHDDQVFNSIHKMSNFLGHVNGFVSFLKNYDPKTDKNDLTRMKTTFVRASEKLKEIRGPRKMGPFLRKVFFEIRTTEFSFNLLNNFLNKIERLSCTSKKDCYNKLQETVELFKYDLDVKEHLDALMETSLAKRFYSKTSISTGVDQSVCEFNKVMDTMKKILINAFKAEQIIMFYEKITDQKFNSIKEINHWNALVYKLREKTYDVIRACHYAETCEDSCGSGQCVKWPKINLKTCSCPAYTEGKQCQIQNQIDTIEKIYKTVSVTSGIPKLADTAYSIKNFALSPTKCIHETFENINNFIVKTTNRSPKTALSEDDLGIYYATFLKLQYYIYKVEGYVSCKRLAHLNNHDNEALAHINMYAQKFPEILFSIHKFISGNEAFSVFVQEPILEKFILRNFNRVKGCSSEYKKLVDSFWQRIQLVQLRGYLTWLQTLNLLSKPTSQVVNMYSERVKSQLTTMNKITCSPEVSLSQNIQCNGGYYVTGKVSLSAICKSRYYRIGLPEFNCQQTLPKCTSCNCNKVGSTSTACNKESGQCNCKYRFYGTKCEKRDCLWSNWSGWSSCSKQCGFGGSHTRTRSYSVHKFGNGRQCYGHSNESRSCFIKCCSGYVRKGNQCCMIVWNTICS, from the coding sequence ATGTCCTTCCTCATGGATGTCAAACTTATATGTATAGTATCCTGCATGATTTGTGTGGTTAATTCAGAATTAACTAAGGAACTAAAGAAGCAAATAGTGGATGGCCTTGCAAAGGGGTCAGATATTGTTGATGACCTTACCAAATACCATGATGACCAAGTTTTCAATTCCATTCATAAGATGTCCAACTTCTTGGGACATGTTAATGGCTTTGTGTCTTTCCTGAAAAATTATGATCCAAAAACTGACAAGAATGATTTGACCAGAATGAAGACAACTTTTGTTAGGGCCAGTGAGAAACTTAAAGAAATAAGAGGACCAAGAAAGATGGGACCATTTCTTCGAAAAGTTTTCTTTGAAATACGTACAACAGAATTCAGCTTTAACCTATTGAATAATTTTCTCAACAAGATTGAGCGCCTGTCCTGCACTAGTAAGAAAGATTGCTATAACAAATTACAAGAAACAGTTGAACTCTTCAAGTATGATTTAGATGTAAAAGAACACCTAGATGCATTAATGGAAACCAGCCTAGCAAAAAGGTTCTACTCGAAAACTTCCATCTCTACAGGAGTGGACCAATCGGTTTGTGAATTCAATAAGGTAATGGATACCATGAAAAAAATCCTCATAAATGCATTTAAAGCTGAACAAATTATCATGTTCTATGAGAAAATAACAGACCAAAAATTTAATTCTATCAAAGAAATAAATCATTGGAATGCACTTGTTTATAAATTACGGGAAAAGACATATGATGTAATTAGGGCCTGCCACTATGCAGAAACATGTGAGGATTCTTGTGGGAGTGGACAGTGTGTAAAATGGCCAAAGATAAACCTAAAGACATGTTCTTGCCCAGCTTACACAGAAGGAAAACAGTGTCAGATTCAGAACCAAATAGAtactattgaaaaaatatataagactGTTTCAGTTACGTCAGGGATTCCTAAACTTGCTGATACTGCTTACAGCATAAAGAATTTTGCACTATCACCAACAAAATGCATTCAtgaaacttttgaaaatataaataacttcATTGTCAAGACAACAAACAGAAGCCCTAAAACTGCTCTTAGTGAGGATGACCTTGGAATTTACTATGcaacttttctgaaattacaATATTACATTTATAAAGTGGAGGGTTATGTAAGCTGCAAGAGATTAGCACATttgaataatcatgataatgaagcTCTTGCTCACATCAACATGTATGCCCAAAAGTTTCCAGAGATTCTTTTCAGTATACACAAATTTATTAGTGGAAATGAAGCCTTTTCAGTTTTTGTCCAAGAGCCAATCCTAGAAAAATTTATTCTCAGAAATTTCAACAGAGTGAAGGGATGCAGCAGTGAATATAAGAAGCTGGTGGATTCATTCTGGCAAAGAATACAATTGGTACAACTGAGGGGTTACCTTACATGGCTACAGACATTGAACTTACTATCAAAACCAACTAGTCAGGTTGTGAACATGTACAGTGAAAGGGTTAAATCACAACTAACTACCATGAACAAAATAACGTGCTCCCCTGAAGTAAGCCTTTCTCAGAACATTCAATGCAATGGTGGATATTATGTTACAGGGAAAGTATCACTATCAGCTATATGTAAATCTAGATATTACAGAATTGGACTGCCAGAGTTTAACTGCCAACAGACATTACCTAAGTGTACCTCTTGTAACTGCAATAAAGTAGGATCTACCTCTACTGCATGCAATAAAGAATCTGGACAATGCAACTGTAAATACAGATTTTATGGAACCAAATGTGAAAAACGTGATTGTCTTTGGTCTAACTGGAGTGGGTGGTCTTCATGTAGCAAGCAATGTGGCTTTGGAGGGTCACACACTAGAACAAGATCATATTCTGTTCATAAATTTGGAAATGGAAGACAATGTTATGGTCATTCCAATGAAAGTAGATCCTGTTTCATTAAATGTTGTAGTGGATATGTTCGCAAAGGAAACCAATGTTGTATGATAGTTTGGAACACAATATGTTCCTAA